GGTTGTCGTTCCCCGAATCCAGCGGACCCGCATCGGAGCAGGGGGACACCTACGTCCAGGTGCTGCGCAACGGCTTCGCCGAGGTGCGGCGGGCGCCCCCGGTCCGCGGTTGTCTGGCGCTGGTCGCGGTGCTCATGGGCATCGGCGGGGCACTGGAGGAGTACGTCCCCCTGCTCGCCCGGTCGACCGGTGTCGGCACGTCCGCCGTGCCGCTGCCGGTGCTGCTGGTCGCGGCGGGTATGGCGGTGGGCGGATGGCTGGCCGGGCGCGGCACGCGGTGGGCGGCCCCGGCGCTGGCCGTCGCGGCCGGCTGCCTCGCCGCCGGGGCCGCGAGCGGACACCCGGCGGGGCTGCTGCCGATCGCCGTCGCGTTCGGGGTCTCCGAGTGGGCGATCGTCGCCGCCGAGGCCCGGCTGCAGGAGCGCATCACCGACCGGGCCAGGGCGACGATCACCTCGATGGCGGGCTTCGGCGCGGAGGTGGTGGCGGTGCTGACCTACGCCTCCTACGCGCTGGGATCGGTCTGGGCCGGGCCGGGGCCGCTCTTCGCGCTGGCCGCGGTGCCCTACCTGGTCCTCGCCCTGGCCCTGTGGCGGACCCGGTGACCGGGGAGGGACATGAGCGGCCCGGAGCGGACCGCCGATGCGGGCTGCGCTTTGAGCCTCCAATTAGCATGGGGGGATGGCGACGACGTTCGAGAGCGATCTGGGCCGCGACCTGATGGTCGCGCTCACCGAGACGGTCAACCGGTCCGACGCGCAGTTGAAGCAGGTCCTGGACCGACTGGAGCTGACCGGCCCGCTCGCCGACGCGCTGTGGGCCCTCGACCCCGAGCGGCCGGCGCCGGCGATGAAGGAGCTGGCCGCGCGGTTGCACTGCGACCCGTCGAGCGTCACCTTCCTGGTGGACCGGCTCGACCGGCGCGGCCTGATCGAGCGGGTGCCCGGCACGGCCGATCGGCGCTCCAAAAGCGTGGTCCTCACCGAGGAGGGGCGGAAGGTGCGCGCGGAGCTCCTCGGCGCCGCGGTCGAGCGGTCGCTGCTGTCCCGCCTGGGCGTCGAGGACCAAAGGGCCCTGCTGGACCTGCTGCGCAAGGCACTCGACGCCGAGTCCTCCTCCCATCGACTGTCATAGGGACGTGCCAGAGTGAGCCGCAGCGGCTCACTCTGGAGGTTGTTATGGCATTTCTCCTGGTCATCGGAACCCGCAAGGGTCTGTTCACCGCGACGAGCGACGACCGTCGCATCTGGCGGCTGAGCGGTCCGCACCGCCTCGACTCCGAGGACTACGCGAACATGGCGGGGGTGTACGCCATAGGCGTCGACCCGCACACCCGGCGAATCCTCGTCGGAACCGAGAGCTCGCACTTCGGACCGAGCGTGTGGTTCAGCGACGACCTGGGCGGCAGCTGGCACGAACCGCAGCGGGCGCCCATCGCCTTCCCCGACGACATCGACGACTCGTTCACCCGCGTGTGGCAGTTCGCCTTCGGCGACGAACCCGGCACCGTCTACGCCGGGGTCGAACCCACGGCGCTGTTCCGCTCCACCGACGGCGGCGAGAGCTTCAAACTCGTCCGCGCCCTGTGGGACCACCCGCACCGGTCCGACTGGTTCCCCGGCGCCGGCGGCGCCGCCATCCACACCGTCCTGCCCGGCAGGGTCGCGGCCGAGGGCACCGACCCTCGATCCATGACCGTGGCCATGTCCACCGGCGGCGTGTACCAGACCCGCGACAGCGGCGCGACGTGGGCGCCCGCGAGCACGGGCATCCGCGCCACCTTCCTCCCCGAGGAGTACCCGGAGCACGGGCAGTGCGTGCACAAGGTGGCCGTCGCCTCCGACGGCGTGTTCTACGCGCAGAACCACCACGGCGTCTACCGCAGCGAGGACCCCGCGGCATCCGGGTGGACCTCCATCGCCGACGGACTGCCCGTCGACTTCGGGTTCGCCATGGTCGCCCACCCCCACACCCCCGGCACGGTGCTGAACTTCCCGGTGATCAGCGAGGCGTGCCATCTGCCGCCGGACCACCGGCTGCAGGTGCAGCGCACCGACGACGGCGGCGCCACCTGGCGGCCGGTGAACAAGGGGCTGCCGCAGGACCCGTACTACGGCATCGTGCTGCGCGACGGCGCGTGCACCGACGGCGCGGACGTACCGGGGTTCTACTTCGGCACCCGGACCGGCGACGTCTACGTCGCCACCGACGACGGCGAGGAGTGGACGCAGGTGGCGGCGCATCTGCCCGACGTCCTCTGCGTGCGCGCGGTCGAGGTGTAGTGCCGTGAACGTGACCGTCTTCCTCCCGCAGGTACTGCGCCCCGACTGCGGCGGAGCCGCCAGGGTCGCCATTCCGCTGGCCGCCGCCGACGGCCGGATGCCGCTGCGCGACGTCCTCGACGAGCTCGCGCTGCGCCATCCGCGCCTGGACCAGCGGCTGCGCGACGAACAGGGCCGGCTGCGGCGCTACGTCAACGTCTTCGTCGACGATGACGAGTGCCGCGCGGTGGCCGGGCTGGACACTCCGGTGGCCGACGGAACCGAGATCCGGGTGCTCCCCTCCGTGGCGGGCGGCTGATCCCGACCGGGACGCGGCCGGGCCCCGGCGCGGCACGCGTCCCCCGCTCCGCCGCTCAGCGGCGGGGAACCCCGGTCATTCGGCTGCGGGCGCGCGGTCCTGCTCCGGCGGCCGCCCTGCCGCGCCGTCGTGGTCGGGGCGGCCGGCGGCCGCCGGAGCGCTCGGGGCGCCGTGCGCCTGCTCGCGCTGCTGCGCGGTCTCGCGAGGATCGCGGACGGTCATCGTGCCCTCGGTGCCCACCGGGGTGTGGTGTTCGCGGGCGTTGACCGGGGTGTGGTGTTCGCGTGCGTTGACCGGGGTGTGGTGTTCGCGGGTGTTGACCGGGGTGTGGTGTTCGATCGTATAGAAGCGGATCTCATGCCCGTCCGGATCGTGCAGCATGGGCAGGATCCAGCCGACGGTGGCCAGATGCACGCCCGCGTGGGCCTCTCCGAGCGCGGTGAGCCGTTCGGCGAGTTCGTCGATGGCCGCCTTGTCCGGGACTCCGATCGCGAAGTAGTCGAAGCCCGCGGCGGCCTCGGCCCGCGCGGGGTCCAGCCGCAGCGCGAAGTCCGGGCCGCCGCGCGGATGGCGCAGCATGCAGCCCATCAGCCGCCCGTCCTCGATGAACTCGATGGCGGCCTCGTAACCCAGCCGGTCAGCGTACCACTCCCGTGACCTGGCCAGGTCGGCGACCGGCAGCTTGAGGTGGTGGACACCGGCCAGCACCGGTGCGGGCGATCGGTCCATTCCTGCCTCCTCGCGGCTCACCGCGTGCCCGTGGACCGCGGTGGAGAGCCGGCCCCCCGATGCGGGGGTGTTCTCGCCCTCTCATGCAGAGCACACCCGAACTCCGCGCCGCAGACAACCACACCGCGCCGAAATCCACCGGGACCGCCCCCGCCGCGGCTCCGGCCGGGGCACCGGCAGCCCAGCGCCCGGAGGCGCCGGTGCCCGGGGCGGCCCCACCTGCGGGGCCGGACGGATCCGCCCCGTTCAGCGCCTGGTGCGGCCTCGCAGAGGCGTCACCCTCGCGCCGCCGTCGGCGCGGGCGCCAGCCGTCCGTCGCGCATCTCCACGACCGCGTCCGCCGCGCCGAGGAATTCGGTGTCGTGGGTGACCAGCACGGTGGCGAGGCGGAAGGTGCGGGTCACCTCGACGATCAGCTCGATGATCTGCGCGCCGCGGTCGTGGTCCAGCGCGGCGGTGGGCTCGTCCACCAGCAGCACGCCGGGGTCGCCCGCCAGCGCGCGGGCGATGTTCACGCGCTGGCGCTCGCCGCCGGAGAGCTGGTGCGGGCGCCGGTGCTGCCTGCCGTCCAGGCCGACCGTCGCCAGCGTCTTCGCCGCCGCGGCCCGCGATGCGCGCGGGGAGCGCCCCCGCATGTGCTCGGTGACCAGTAGCTGCTCGACCGCTGTGAGCGAGCCGATCAGGTTGGGCTGCTGGAAGACGACGCCGATCCGGTTCAGCCGTAGTCGGGTCAGCTCGGCGGCCGACAGGCCTGCGACGTCGACGCCGCCCACCTGGACGGTGCCCGACGCGGGCCTGATCAGCGTGGCGGCCACGGCGAGCAGGCTGGACTTGCCCGAGCCCGACGGGCCGACCACGGCCGCCAGTTCGCCGGGTGCGACGCGCAGCGACACGTCGTCCAGGGCGGTCACGGAGGTCTCCCCGTCGGGGTAGGTCAGGGTGACGTCGGTCAGGGCCAGGCTCATCGGACGCCTCCAAGCGCGGTCAGCGGGTCGACGGAGGTGATGCGGCGGACGGCGAGGACGGCTCCGAGCATGCCGAGCGCGACCATCGCGGCCACGGGCAGCACCGTCGTGGTCGGAGTGAGCTCGAAGGGCACGCTCCCCATGGCCAGCGCGCCCGTCGCGAAGCCGACGGCGCCACCGAGCGCGGTGCCCGCGACGAGCACGATGAGGGCCTGGGCGAGCGCGTCGCGCAGCAGGTAGCCGGTTGAACCGCCGAGCGCCTTGAGGATGGCGACGTCGCCGCTGCGCTGGATGGTCCACACCGTCAGGAAGGCGCCGATGACCAGTGCGGAGATCGCGTAGAGGAAGCCCTGCATCGTGAGCAGCGAGCCGTTCTCCGAGGAGAACGAGCCGATGGCGCCCAGGCTGCCGGAGACGGTGGTCGAGACGGTTCCGGCCGCGTCGTCGACGGCGCCGGTGTCGGCGGAGGAGCGGGTCTTCGCGGCGATCACCGTCGCCTCCGCCGCGCCGCCGCCGGCCTCCCCGCCGTCCTCGGCGCGCGGTCCCCGCGGGTCGAGCGCCCGCCACGTGTCGAGGGTCGTCCACACGACGGGGGTGTGGCTGTAGGAGGCGGTGTCGGCGACCGCGTCGACCGTGAGGTCCCGGCCCGCGACGGTGACGCCGTCGCCCGCCCCGATGCCGCGGTCCTCGGCGATCGAGCGGCTGACGACGACGGCGCCGCCGTCGCCGGTCAGGCCCGCGGGCGCGATGCCGTCCGCGGGGCGCACCCCGAACACGGTGATCGCGTCGGAGCCGCCCCGGGCGGTCTCCATGCGGGTCTGGACGATGCCGAGCGGGGCGGCCCACTCCACGCCGTCGGCCGAGGACCAGGCGTCGACCTGGTCGGCGGTGACGGAGCTGTCGGAGAAGGACTCCTCGGGCCGGCCGTCGTCGGAGGCCCCGAAGGCGATGCGGTCGGCGGGCAGGTCCTCGATGGCGGAGACGGACTCGTCGGCCAGCCCCGCGGTCAGCCCCGACAGCAGGACGATCAGCAGGGTGATGAGGGCGACGACCGAGCCCATCAGCGCGAACCGCCCTTTGGCGAAGCGGATGTCACGGATGGCGACGAACACGGATGGTCTTCTTTCCCATGGTGGGTTCGTACTTGCCCTTCCAGGCTCGCCCCGGTGATGATCGTTGCCATCGGGGCGACGGCCGATCCCGCGGCGCCGTTGGTTCGAGTGCGACGTCAACCGAACGGTTGATGCCCGTGGACCGGGGCCGGGCCTAGATTGCTGATGGGGGAAGGCGGGACTGTTTCCAGGCCTTGGTCGGACCCGTGGTGACCTGGTGGGGCTGTTGTCGGGCGCGCAGCGTCCGGCGAAGCGAAAGGTCGCGGGAACACGGCGTCTCAAGGCCCCGGCCGTCTGTGGCGGGCGACCGGCACGGATCGTGCGGCGCGGCCTTCCGCGCCGCCGGCGCCGGCGCGCTGACGGCAGCCTTCCCAAGCCGTGCGGCGGTGCAGGAAAGAACCGCGGCCACAGCCCCCACTCCCATCAACGATTTAGGCTTTTGTGGTGGGAAAAGAGGAGTCGACGGACCTTCGGACGTCGGCGGGCGGCACCGTGCTGCGCCTGCTGCGCCTCGCGCTGCACGGCGGTTTCCTGGTGCTGCTCGCCATAGCCGTGATCCGCCTCGACCCCGACGGCGGTTCGGGCCGCGACCGCGTCGCGCTGGGCGGCGCGGTGCTGCTGGCGCTCGTCTACTGCGCGGGCGCGTTCGTCGGCCGGCACGGGACCCGGCGCGCCCCGGCCCTGGTCTGGCTGGCCGCGGTGACCGCCATATGGGCGGCGCTGCTGCTGGTCGGCCCCGACTTCGCGTGGTTGGCCTTTCCGCTGTTCTTCATCCACCTGCACCTGCTGCGCCGCGCGCACGCCGTCGCCGCGGTGCTGGTGATCACCGGGGCGGTCATCGCGACGCAGGCGCTGCACGCCGGCCGGCTCTCGATGGCGATGATGCTGGGGCCGCTCCTCGGCGCGGCGTTCGCGGTCGTCATCGCTCTCGGATACGCCGCGCTGTACAGGGAGAGCGAGCAGCGGCGCGTCCTGATCGACGACCTCACCCGCACCCGCGGCGAACTCGCCGCCTCCCAGCATCAGGCGGGGGTGCTGGCCGAGCGCGAGCGGCTGGCCAGGGAGATCCACGACACCCTCGCCCAGGGCCTGTCCAGCATCGTGCTGCTGCTCCGCTCGGCCGAGACGACGCTGCCCCAGGACCCCGCGATCGCGCTGGCGCGCATCGCCGAGGCCCGCGAGAGCGCGTCGGCGAACCTGGCCGAGGCGCGCCGCTTCGTCCGCGACCTGGCCCCGCCCTCCCTCTCCGGCGGCAGCCTCCCCGAGGCGCTGCGGCGGCTGTGCGAGCGGACCGGCCGCGACAACGGGATCGACTGCCGCTTCCGGGTCGACGGTTCTCCGGCGGCGCTGCCGCCCGGCTACGAAGTGGCGCTGCTGCGCGCCGCTCAGGCCAGCCTCGCCAACGTCACCGCGCACGCCCGCGCCGCGACCGCCGTCGTCACGCTGGGCTACCTCGGCACCGAGGTGACCCTCGACGTCTACGACGACGGCGTCGGTTTCGCCCCCGACCCGCCGCGCGCGCCCCGACCCGACGGCACCGGCTTCGGGCTGCCCGCGCTGCGCGAGCGCATCGCGGGCCTCGGCGGCCGCCTGGACGTCGAGTCCGCCGCCGGCGAGGGCACCGCGGTCGCGATCCGCCTGCCGCTGACCCGCGAGGAGAACCCGTGAGCCCGGACCCGCTGCGCATCCTGCTCGTCGACGACCACCCGGTGGTGCGCCGGGGGCTGCGCGCGATGTTCGCCGACCGCGACGACATGCGCGTGGTCGCCGAGGCCGCCGACGGCCGGACGGCCCTCGACGCCCTGGAAGGCGGCCCCGAGGACGCCGGGCGCGTCGACGTCGTGCTGATGGACCTGCAGATGGGGGCCGGGATGGACGGGGTGACCGCGATCCGGCACATCGCCGCGCTGCCCGACCCGCCGCCGGTCCTGGTGCTGACCACCTACGACACCGACGCCGACATCCTCGCCGCCGTGGAGGCCGGCGCGACCGGCTACATGCTCAAGGACGCCCCGCCCGAGCAGGTGTGCGAGGCGGTCCGGGCCGCGGCCCGCGGGCAGACCGCTCTGGCCCCCGATGTCGCGGCCCGGCTGATGGACCGGCTGCGCTCCCCGCGGCCCGCGCTCAGCAGCCGCGAGATCGACATCCTCCGGCTGCTCTCCCGCGGCCTGTCCAACAGGGCGATCTCCCGCGAGCTGTTCATCAGTGAGGCCACCGTCAAGACGCATCTGGTGCACGTCTTCGACAAACTCGGCGTGGACAACCGCACCGCCGCCATCACCACCGCGCTCGAACGCGGCATCATCCGCATCACCTGACTCGTGCGGTGGGTGGCCGGCAGCGCCTCCACCAGATCGGCCAGGTCCCGGCCGGCTGCCGTCAACGTGAGTTTCAACCTCGACCATCGGGGGTCGTGAAGCCTCAGCCGAAGGAGGGACTCGTGGTGACCGGGCGATCATCGGCGCCCGCGCATCCGACGGCGGGTGATCCGCAGTACGGCCGCGCCGAGCAGGTACGCCGCCAACGCCCCGGTCGGCAGGCCGCCAGGGCCGTGGTATCCCTGACCGGCGAGTGCGATACCGATGAAGCCGCCCAGAACGGACGCCGATCCGCCGACGGTGAGCGCTCTCCACGCCCACGCCCGCAGGCGCGTCTTCACGTTCCCGCTGTCCGCGTCGATGCCGTGTCCCGTTCCGGACGGACCGGTCCGCTGCTCGATCCGGCCGAGCACGGCCACGAACACGGTGAGCACCAGTGCCGAGCAGGCGAGCCACGGCAGGCGCCACAGTATCCACGCGGCCGAACCCACCGGCGGCTGGGGGAAGATCCCCGTCGGATAGAGCGCCGCCGCGGCGACCACGGCCGCCGCCATGTGCCACAGGAACACGGTGAGGACCACCGCGTTCATGCCCACCACCACCGTCCACGGCCGCATGCGCCGCAGCCACCGGTTGCCCGCCCGGTCCAGGGACAGGGCGATCCCGGTCTGGGTGAGCGCGAGCGCGAGAAGAGCCAGTGTCGGCGGCGCGGTGTTCTGGAACTCCGCGCCGGGCACGCCGACCATGCTGATCGGATAGGGGCCGAAGACGGTCAGTGCCGTCAACACCCCCAAACCCACCACCACCATGGGGCCCGTCGAGCGGAAGTCGGTCCTGAGCCGTCCGTCCCGCCAGGCGAAGCCGAGTTGGTGCACCGCCAACCAGACGAGGAGATGATTGGCGGCGCCGATGACAGGCACGTCCAGCGACATGCGCGCCGCGTCCGAAGCGCCGACCACGGCGGCGAGGGCGACCGGGACGGCGAGGCCGGCGCGCCGGTGCAGGGCATGGGTCAACGGGGACAGGAAGACGACAGCGAGGTAGGCGGCGAGGAACCACAGCGGGATCGAGGCCGCCCAGGTGGCCATGCCGATGAGCTCCGGCTCGACCCCGAAGACCCGAGCGAGTACGGCGGAGGCCGCGAGCAGCACGAGAAACGCGGTCGTGGGCCGGAGAAGCCGGTCGGTGCGGCCGAGCAGCCAGCTTGCGGCGTCGCCGCCCCTGCCACGGTGGGAGCGGAGGGAGGCTCCGTTCGCATAGCCGCCGACGAGGAAGAACACCGGCATGACCTGGAAGAGCCAGGTCAGTGGGCGACTCCACGGCAGCGTGGCCAGAGCGTTGCCCCCGTGGACGCCACCGTCGTCATGGACCACGACAATGGCGAGCCAGTGCCCGATCACCACCGCTGAGATGGCGAAGGCGCGCAGGAGGTCGACGTGGCGATTCCTCGTTTCCGGGGTGCGTGCGGCCAAGCGGCGCAGGCCGGAGACGGTTTCCCCCGGATCGCGGGACAATGTTCTCACCTGCCAGAGACGTCCGCTCAGCCGGTGGGGCCGAAACCCGCGTCC
This sequence is a window from Spinactinospora alkalitolerans. Protein-coding genes within it:
- a CDS encoding ABC transporter permease codes for the protein MFVAIRDIRFAKGRFALMGSVVALITLLIVLLSGLTAGLADESVSAIEDLPADRIAFGASDDGRPEESFSDSSVTADQVDAWSSADGVEWAAPLGIVQTRMETARGGSDAITVFGVRPADGIAPAGLTGDGGAVVVSRSIAEDRGIGAGDGVTVAGRDLTVDAVADTASYSHTPVVWTTLDTWRALDPRGPRAEDGGEAGGGAAEATVIAAKTRSSADTGAVDDAAGTVSTTVSGSLGAIGSFSSENGSLLTMQGFLYAISALVIGAFLTVWTIQRSGDVAILKALGGSTGYLLRDALAQALIVLVAGTALGGAVGFATGALAMGSVPFELTPTTTVLPVAAMVALGMLGAVLAVRRITSVDPLTALGGVR
- a CDS encoding VOC family protein, with product MDRSPAPVLAGVHHLKLPVADLARSREWYADRLGYEAAIEFIEDGRLMGCMLRHPRGGPDFALRLDPARAEAAAGFDYFAIGVPDKAAIDELAERLTALGEAHAGVHLATVGWILPMLHDPDGHEIRFYTIEHHTPVNTREHHTPVNAREHHTPVNAREHHTPVGTEGTMTVRDPRETAQQREQAHGAPSAPAAAGRPDHDGAAGRPPEQDRAPAAE
- a CDS encoding response regulator, which gives rise to MSPDPLRILLVDDHPVVRRGLRAMFADRDDMRVVAEAADGRTALDALEGGPEDAGRVDVVLMDLQMGAGMDGVTAIRHIAALPDPPPVLVLTTYDTDADILAAVEAGATGYMLKDAPPEQVCEAVRAAARGQTALAPDVAARLMDRLRSPRPALSSREIDILRLLSRGLSNRAISRELFISEATVKTHLVHVFDKLGVDNRTAAITTALERGIIRIT
- a CDS encoding ABC transporter ATP-binding protein, translating into MSLALTDVTLTYPDGETSVTALDDVSLRVAPGELAAVVGPSGSGKSSLLAVAATLIRPASGTVQVGGVDVAGLSAAELTRLRLNRIGVVFQQPNLIGSLTAVEQLLVTEHMRGRSPRASRAAAAKTLATVGLDGRQHRRPHQLSGGERQRVNIARALAGDPGVLLVDEPTAALDHDRGAQIIELIVEVTRTFRLATVLVTHDTEFLGAADAVVEMRDGRLAPAPTAARG
- a CDS encoding MarR family winged helix-turn-helix transcriptional regulator, which translates into the protein MATTFESDLGRDLMVALTETVNRSDAQLKQVLDRLELTGPLADALWALDPERPAPAMKELAARLHCDPSSVTFLVDRLDRRGLIERVPGTADRRSKSVVLTEEGRKVRAELLGAAVERSLLSRLGVEDQRALLDLLRKALDAESSSHRLS
- a CDS encoding acyltransferase family protein, which produces MAARTPETRNRHVDLLRAFAISAVVIGHWLAIVVVHDDGGVHGGNALATLPWSRPLTWLFQVMPVFFLVGGYANGASLRSHRGRGGDAASWLLGRTDRLLRPTTAFLVLLAASAVLARVFGVEPELIGMATWAASIPLWFLAAYLAVVFLSPLTHALHRRAGLAVPVALAAVVGASDAARMSLDVPVIGAANHLLVWLAVHQLGFAWRDGRLRTDFRSTGPMVVVGLGVLTALTVFGPYPISMVGVPGAEFQNTAPPTLALLALALTQTGIALSLDRAGNRWLRRMRPWTVVVGMNAVVLTVFLWHMAAAVVAAAALYPTGIFPQPPVGSAAWILWRLPWLACSALVLTVFVAVLGRIEQRTGPSGTGHGIDADSGNVKTRLRAWAWRALTVGGSASVLGGFIGIALAGQGYHGPGGLPTGALAAYLLGAAVLRITRRRMRGRR
- a CDS encoding sensor histidine kinase, translated to MGKEESTDLRTSAGGTVLRLLRLALHGGFLVLLAIAVIRLDPDGGSGRDRVALGGAVLLALVYCAGAFVGRHGTRRAPALVWLAAVTAIWAALLLVGPDFAWLAFPLFFIHLHLLRRAHAVAAVLVITGAVIATQALHAGRLSMAMMLGPLLGAAFAVVIALGYAALYRESEQRRVLIDDLTRTRGELAASQHQAGVLAERERLAREIHDTLAQGLSSIVLLLRSAETTLPQDPAIALARIAEARESASANLAEARRFVRDLAPPSLSGGSLPEALRRLCERTGRDNGIDCRFRVDGSPAALPPGYEVALLRAAQASLANVTAHARAATAVVTLGYLGTEVTLDVYDDGVGFAPDPPRAPRPDGTGFGLPALRERIAGLGGRLDVESAAGEGTAVAIRLPLTREENP
- a CDS encoding MoaD/ThiS family protein; translation: MNVTVFLPQVLRPDCGGAARVAIPLAAADGRMPLRDVLDELALRHPRLDQRLRDEQGRLRRYVNVFVDDDECRAVAGLDTPVADGTEIRVLPSVAGG
- a CDS encoding MFS transporter, yielding MLLYPVYAVLFAETGLSAAEISSLFIIWSVVSFALEVPSGVLADLLPRRLLLTAAPLLTGAGYALWTFAPSYPAFTLGFVLWGAGGALRSGTLQALVYEELARAGAADGYARLIGRSQAIGTTAAMAATGLAAPALAVGGYEAVGIASIAVTLLGAAAGLSFPESSGPASEQGDTYVQVLRNGFAEVRRAPPVRGCLALVAVLMGIGGALEEYVPLLARSTGVGTSAVPLPVLLVAAGMAVGGWLAGRGTRWAAPALAVAAGCLAAGAASGHPAGLLPIAVAFGVSEWAIVAAEARLQERITDRARATITSMAGFGAEVVAVLTYASYALGSVWAGPGPLFALAAVPYLVLALALWRTR
- a CDS encoding WD40/YVTN/BNR-like repeat-containing protein: MAFLLVIGTRKGLFTATSDDRRIWRLSGPHRLDSEDYANMAGVYAIGVDPHTRRILVGTESSHFGPSVWFSDDLGGSWHEPQRAPIAFPDDIDDSFTRVWQFAFGDEPGTVYAGVEPTALFRSTDGGESFKLVRALWDHPHRSDWFPGAGGAAIHTVLPGRVAAEGTDPRSMTVAMSTGGVYQTRDSGATWAPASTGIRATFLPEEYPEHGQCVHKVAVASDGVFYAQNHHGVYRSEDPAASGWTSIADGLPVDFGFAMVAHPHTPGTVLNFPVISEACHLPPDHRLQVQRTDDGGATWRPVNKGLPQDPYYGIVLRDGACTDGADVPGFYFGTRTGDVYVATDDGEEWTQVAAHLPDVLCVRAVEV